One Nasonia vitripennis strain AsymCx chromosome 1 unlocalized genomic scaffold, Nvit_psr_1.1 chr1_random0005, whole genome shotgun sequence genomic window carries:
- the LOC103316413 gene encoding uncharacterized protein LOC103316413: MDLTILQCNLNGRSAAHSLLPQIAAETDANVLVISQQYRNLSEPSWIASSSNTAAVSVQGVNAARIIDSGAEKDYAWVRVGSVTIVSVYLSPNNSAREYEDKLEALEDVVRNLTGYVIGAGDFNARVIEWGMPTTNRRGRLILQMVARLELEVINHGNVTTYRRPGFGNSIPDITLATDRMLTRLRGWRVIENNTASDHQYIVFNLTNDATSRQRQSMRTTRWDIGRINRDEIRRQLRNVAIPSADLSQGRADQAAAEWSANDLEKYLQRICEAAMPRKRYRQDRRQTY, encoded by the coding sequence ATGGACCTGACAATACTCCAATGCAACCTGAACGGGAGGAGCGCGGCACATTCGCTGCTCCCGCAAATTGCGGCGGAAACGGACGCGAACGTGCTTGTGATAAGCCAGCAGTACAGAAACCTCTCCGAGCCATCGTGGATCGCTAGCAGCTCGAACACGGCGGCGGTGTCGGTGCAAGGGGTGAACGCGGCGCGGATTATAGACAGTGGGGCCGAAAAAGACTATGCTTGGGTAAGGGTGGGTTCTGTCACTATTGTCAGTGTCTACCTTTCTCCGAACAATAGTGCGCGCGAATACGAAGACAAACTGGAAGCCCTGGAAGACGTCGTCAGAAACCTTACTGGCTATGTAATCGGGGCGGGCGACTTTAACGCGAGAGTGATCGAATGGGGGATGCCTACGACGAACAGACGAGGACGACTGATTCTACAAATGGTCGCCCGACTAGAATTGGAAGTCATAAATCACGGAAACGTGACCACCTATAGACGACCCGGCTTTGGTAATTCTATACCAGATATAACCCTAGCCACGGACAGGATGTTGACAAGGCTGAGGGGATGGAGAGTGATCGAGAACAACACAGCCAGTGATCACCAGTACATCGTCTTCAACCTGACTAATGACGCCACGTCGAGGCAAAGACAGAGCATGCGGACAACACGATGGGACATTGGACGCATAAACAGGGACGAAATCAGGAGGCAACTACGGAACGTAGCAATACCTTCTGCGGATCTGTCTCAAGGACGGGCGGATCAAGCCGCGGCTGAATGGAGTGCTAATGATCTGGAAAAGTATCTGCAGCGCATCTGCGAGGCCGCGATGCCACGGAAACGATACAGACAGGACAGAAGGCAGACTTACTGA